One Leopardus geoffroyi isolate Oge1 chromosome B1, O.geoffroyi_Oge1_pat1.0, whole genome shotgun sequence DNA window includes the following coding sequences:
- the LOC123596207 gene encoding putative MORF4 family-associated protein 1-like protein UPP, with translation MWPEGADERRAPEQPRDRPRSPARAALEREHVRAHLRARLKLLEVGILLDRLQREVDSVEGAVGQGRCGSGEAEERVLKLYEKAERKAAEVARMGRRIVELHGQIDSCGFS, from the coding sequence atGTGGCCCGAGGGCGCGGACGAGCGGCGGGCGCCCGAGCAGCCCCGCGACCGCCCCCGGAGCCCCGCGCGCGCCGCCCTCGAGCGCGAGCACGTGCGCGCGCACCTGCGGGCCCGCCTGAAGCTGCTGGAGGTGGGGATCCTGCTGGACCGGCTGCAGCGCGAGGTGGACTCGGTGGAGGGCGCCGTGGGCCAGGGCCGCTGCGGGAGCGGCGAGGCGGAGGAGCGGGTGCTGAAGCTGTACGAGAAGGCGGAGAGGAAGGCCGCCGAGGTGGCGCGGATGGGGCGGAGGATCGTGGAGCTCCACGGCCAGATCGACAGCTGCGGCTTCTCCTGA